In one Balaenoptera musculus isolate JJ_BM4_2016_0621 chromosome 20, mBalMus1.pri.v3, whole genome shotgun sequence genomic region, the following are encoded:
- the LOC118886294 gene encoding 60S ribosomal protein L17 encodes MVRYSLDPENPTKSCKSRGSNLRVHFKNTRETAQAIKGMHIRKATKYLKDVTLKKQCVPFRRYNGGVGRCAQAKQWGWTQGRWPKKSAEFLLHMLKNAESNAELKGLDVDSLVIEHIQVNKAAKMRRRTYRAHGRINPYMSSPCHIEMILTEKEQIVPKPEEEVAQKKKISQKKLKKQKLMARE; translated from the coding sequence ATGGTTCGCTATTCACTTGacccagaaaaccccacaaaatcatgCAAGTCGAGAGGTTCAAATCTTCGTGTTCACTTTAAGAACACTCGTGAAACAGCCCAGGCCATTAAGGGTATGCATATCCGAAAAGCCACCAAGTATCTGAAGGATGTCACTTTAAAGAAGCAGTGTGTGCCGTTCCGTCGTTACAATGGTGGAGTTGGTAGGTGTGCCCAGGCCAAACAGTGGGGCTGGACGCAGGGTCGGTGGCCCAAAAAGAGTGCTGAATTTTTACTGCACATGCTCAAAAATGCAGAGAGTAATGCTGAACTTAAGGGCTTAGATGTAGATTCTCTGGTCATTGAGCATATCCAGGTGAACAAAGCCGCCAAGATGCGGCGCAGGACATACAGAGCTCACGGTCGGATCAACCCATACATGAGCTCTCCCTGCCACATTGAGATGATCcttactgaaaaagaacagattgttcctaaaccagaagaggaggttgcccagaagaaaaagatatcccagaagaaattgaagaaacaaaaacttatggcccgggaataa